The proteins below are encoded in one region of Micromonospora yangpuensis:
- a CDS encoding zinc-binding dehydrogenase — translation MRAIRLHEFGPPSNLVLDDLPDLTAGPGQVRIRVEASGVHLLDTALRRGEPGGPMPLPALPTVPGREVAGTVDAVGAGVAEAWRGRRVVAHLGMVPGGYAEQAVTSVDTLFEVPERLSMAEAVAAVGTGRTALGIVETEPPTATDVVFVPSAAGGLGWLLAQAARHAGATVVLAARGERRTARLAELGADLVVDYGRADWIDRVRSWTDGFTLVYDGIGGTVGREALELLRPGGRFVMFGYSAGTPTRFDVDDVVSRSLTVGWLLGERIRSRPGGIAGLAGRSVRLAGRGWWRPLVSTYPLADAATAHADLEGRRALGKVVLTPAR, via the coding sequence CGGTCCCCCCAGCAACCTCGTCCTCGACGACCTGCCCGACCTGACCGCCGGCCCGGGGCAGGTGCGGATCCGGGTCGAGGCCAGCGGCGTGCACCTGCTCGACACCGCCCTGCGCCGGGGCGAGCCCGGTGGGCCGATGCCGTTGCCGGCCCTGCCCACCGTCCCCGGGCGGGAGGTGGCCGGGACCGTCGACGCCGTCGGTGCCGGCGTCGCGGAGGCCTGGCGGGGCCGCCGGGTCGTCGCCCACCTCGGCATGGTGCCCGGCGGGTACGCCGAACAGGCCGTCACCTCGGTCGACACCCTTTTCGAGGTCCCGGAGCGGCTCAGCATGGCCGAGGCGGTGGCGGCGGTCGGCACCGGGCGTACCGCGTTGGGGATCGTCGAGACGGAGCCGCCGACCGCCACCGACGTCGTCTTCGTGCCCTCGGCGGCCGGTGGCCTGGGCTGGCTCCTCGCCCAGGCGGCCCGGCACGCCGGAGCCACGGTGGTGCTGGCCGCCCGTGGCGAGCGGCGGACCGCCCGGCTGGCCGAACTCGGCGCGGACCTGGTCGTCGACTACGGCCGCGCCGACTGGATCGACCGGGTCCGGTCGTGGACCGACGGGTTCACCCTGGTGTACGACGGTATCGGCGGTACGGTCGGCCGGGAGGCCCTGGAACTGCTCCGCCCCGGCGGCCGGTTCGTGATGTTCGGCTACTCCGCCGGGACGCCCACCCGGTTCGACGTCGACGACGTGGTGTCGCGCTCGCTGACGGTCGGTTGGCTGCTTGGCGAGCGGATCCGGAGCCGGCCCGGCGGCATCGCCGGGCTGGCCGGTCGGTCGGTGCGGCTGGCCGGTCGGGGCTGGTGGCGACCGCTGGTCAGCACCTATCCGCTGGCCGACGCGGCCACCGCCCACGCCGACCTGGAGGGCCGCCGGGCGCTGGGCAAGGTCGTCCTCACCCCGGCCCGGTGA
- a CDS encoding ClpP family protease, translating into MTRYDIRLLDEARPTFGDEVFHRLLPERIIFLGTEVTDRSANVICAQLLLLAAEDADRDIFLYINSPGGSVSAGMAVYDTMRYVRNDVVTLALGMAGSMGQFLLCAGTAGKRFALPHSRIMMHQPSGGFGGTVADINIQAENMLHVKRTMRELIAEHSGHTAEEIEQDWNRDRWFTAEQAREYGLIDQVIAHAGQLDPG; encoded by the coding sequence ATGACCAGGTACGACATCCGCCTGCTCGACGAGGCGCGGCCCACCTTCGGCGACGAGGTGTTCCATCGGCTGCTGCCGGAACGGATCATCTTCCTCGGCACCGAGGTCACCGACCGGTCCGCGAACGTCATCTGCGCCCAACTGCTGCTGCTCGCCGCCGAGGACGCCGACCGGGACATCTTCCTCTACATCAACTCGCCGGGCGGCTCGGTGAGCGCCGGCATGGCCGTCTACGACACCATGCGGTACGTCCGGAACGACGTGGTCACACTGGCGCTCGGCATGGCCGGATCGATGGGACAGTTCCTGCTCTGCGCGGGTACCGCCGGCAAGCGCTTCGCGCTGCCCCACTCGCGGATCATGATGCACCAGCCGTCCGGTGGGTTCGGTGGCACGGTGGCCGACATCAACATCCAGGCCGAGAACATGCTGCACGTGAAGCGGACCATGCGGGAGCTGATCGCCGAGCACAGTGGGCACACCGCCGAGGAGATCGAGCAGGACTGGAACCGGGACCGCTGGTTCACCGCCGAGCAGGCCCGCGAGTACGGCCTGATCGACCAGGTGATCGCGCACGCCGGGCAACTCGACCCGGGGTGA
- a CDS encoding helix-turn-helix domain-containing protein: MSLLRRVIGDVLRRIRRQQGRTIREVASVAGVSLPYLSEVERGRKEASSEVLAAICRALGIDLAELLEEARDELRRGQPPVPATPGVRPPAPLNPGVRPRVPASRRDTAALVGPRRPEPLARLGAPDEPPHRLRPLRRVPGPRTTLMLARRSAGAGRRRLPRA, encoded by the coding sequence ATGTCGTTGTTGCGACGGGTGATCGGTGACGTGCTGCGCCGGATCAGGCGGCAGCAGGGTCGCACGATACGTGAGGTGGCCTCCGTCGCCGGGGTCTCCCTGCCGTACCTGTCCGAGGTGGAGCGGGGGCGCAAGGAGGCCTCCTCCGAGGTGCTGGCGGCGATCTGCCGGGCCCTCGGGATCGACCTGGCCGAACTGCTGGAGGAGGCCCGCGACGAGCTGCGTCGGGGCCAACCCCCGGTGCCGGCCACCCCCGGGGTGCGACCCCCGGCGCCGCTCAACCCCGGGGTCCGGCCCCGGGTGCCGGCCAGCCGACGGGACACCGCCGCCCTGGTCGGCCCGCGTCGGCCGGAGCCGCTGGCCCGCCTCGGCGCACCGGACGAACCGCCCCATCGCCTCCGGCCCCTGCGCCGGGTCCCCGGCCCGCGTACCACCCTGATGCTGGCCCGGCGGTCAGCCGGAGCGGGCCGGCGGCGACTTCCCCGGGCGTAG
- a CDS encoding potassium channel family protein → MIHFPAQRRGPLSALSLRLAAAVGLVFAVVGVVYLDRAGYRDVNEDGITLLDAFYYAVVSLSTTGYGDITPASESARLTNVLLVTPARVLFLIILVGTTLEVLTEQYRTGRRLSRWGRTVKNHVIICGYGTKGRSAVSALLENGLDKSRIVVVERSGAALRQATSAGLVAIEGSATRSATLTEAHVHSAKAVIIATDSDDASVLVALTVRQLTAGQVRIIAAAREAENAPLLKQSGAHHVIVSSATAGRLLGLSTSAPPLIDVVEDLLTPGQGMALAMRSAERDEVGRSPRELECLVIALVRRGKVVTLADRAGAVIETGDMLVHVRDDRPQPATTP, encoded by the coding sequence GTGATCCATTTTCCGGCGCAGCGGCGTGGCCCGCTCAGCGCCCTGAGTCTGCGGCTGGCCGCCGCCGTCGGCCTGGTCTTCGCCGTGGTCGGGGTGGTCTACCTCGACCGGGCCGGTTACCGGGACGTCAACGAGGACGGCATCACCCTGCTCGACGCCTTCTACTACGCGGTGGTGTCGCTCTCCACCACCGGGTACGGCGACATCACCCCGGCGAGCGAATCGGCCCGGCTGACCAACGTCCTGCTGGTCACCCCGGCCCGGGTGCTCTTCCTGATCATCCTGGTCGGCACCACCCTGGAAGTCCTGACCGAGCAGTACCGGACCGGCCGTCGCCTGTCGCGCTGGGGGAGAACCGTGAAGAACCACGTCATCATCTGCGGGTACGGCACCAAGGGGCGCAGCGCGGTCTCCGCCCTGCTGGAGAACGGTCTGGACAAGTCCCGGATCGTGGTGGTGGAGCGCAGCGGCGCGGCACTGCGACAGGCCACCTCGGCCGGGCTGGTCGCCATCGAGGGCTCGGCCACCCGGTCGGCGACCCTTACCGAGGCGCACGTGCACAGCGCCAAGGCAGTGATCATCGCCACCGACAGCGACGACGCCTCGGTGCTGGTGGCGCTGACCGTCCGGCAGTTGACCGCCGGCCAGGTACGGATCATCGCCGCCGCCCGGGAGGCGGAGAACGCCCCCCTGCTCAAGCAGAGCGGCGCCCACCACGTGATCGTCTCCTCGGCGACCGCCGGTCGGCTGCTCGGCCTCTCCACCTCCGCGCCTCCGTTGATCGACGTGGTCGAGGACCTGCTCACCCCCGGACAGGGCATGGCGTTGGCGATGCGTTCCGCCGAACGCGACGAGGTGGGTCGCTCCCCGCGTGAGCTGGAATGCCTGGTCATCGCCCTGGTCCGGCGGGGCAAGGTGGTCACCCTGGCCGACCGGGCCGGCGCGGTGATCGAGACCGGCGACATGCTGGTACACGTCCGCGACGACCGCCCGCAGCCGGCCACCACGCCCTGA
- a CDS encoding trypsin-like serine protease, translating into MAHSARAGRRRIAGIVAGLAVLGAAALSPVGSAQAAPPAGGAPSASSDVRTPAKTKPNLRKGKLQLPTPGAKGPRFQARTTENGASPRVVNGTLANASEFPYIVGIVTSYQDGSDFYYYWCTGTIIAPNKVLTAAHCTADGPGTTRVIAGNNQLLDSSGTIVGGSGYVAEVASTWAHQSWNIAAQYDGTATTILDDVAVLTLKQNLPTAYPPVTLSGQGDQTPYAAGTSAQIVGYGVTSSSDPGDTRLRKATVAMQSDATCAAPGGYDRNRMICAGDVANGVDTCGGDSGGPLLVAGKQVGITDWGFEPCGSKPGYYERLSYYADSIRQDLTRPALVNSDWTGDGHTDLIGRDSAGKLYLHTGSGFGNDGYGGFWSRRQIGTGFGSATYKQVFRVYNWNGDRKPSVMMVKTNGELFIYDSDGAGNFVGSARRIGTGWGGFTALMVTNNWLGNNRPSLLARKSNGELIRYTSNGTGGWDNPAGTRIGTGWNMFNLFLTPGAWKGDGLEVIIGRKPTGELVLYQSDGSGGWTNPAGTQIGSGWANYRDILTPGDWNGDNMMDLLGVNSSGNVRLYTTNGYGQWLDASGKQINTGFQAYSPVF; encoded by the coding sequence GTGGCACACTCCGCACGAGCCGGCCGACGTCGGATCGCCGGGATCGTGGCCGGGCTCGCCGTGCTCGGCGCGGCTGCGCTCAGCCCGGTCGGCAGCGCCCAGGCGGCACCACCGGCCGGCGGTGCGCCGAGCGCGTCGAGCGACGTCCGTACCCCCGCCAAGACCAAGCCCAACCTGCGTAAGGGCAAGCTGCAGCTGCCCACCCCGGGGGCCAAGGGGCCGCGGTTCCAGGCCCGCACCACCGAGAACGGCGCCTCACCGCGGGTCGTCAACGGGACCCTCGCCAACGCGAGTGAGTTCCCGTACATCGTCGGCATCGTCACCAGCTACCAGGACGGTTCCGACTTCTACTACTACTGGTGCACCGGCACGATCATCGCCCCGAACAAGGTCCTGACCGCCGCGCACTGCACCGCCGACGGTCCGGGCACCACCCGGGTCATCGCCGGCAACAACCAGCTCCTCGACTCCTCCGGCACGATCGTCGGCGGTAGCGGGTACGTCGCCGAGGTGGCCTCCACCTGGGCCCACCAGAGCTGGAACATCGCCGCCCAGTACGACGGGACCGCCACCACGATCCTCGACGACGTGGCCGTGCTGACCCTCAAGCAGAACCTGCCCACCGCGTACCCGCCGGTGACGCTGAGCGGGCAGGGCGACCAGACGCCGTACGCGGCCGGCACCAGCGCGCAGATCGTCGGCTACGGGGTCACCTCCTCCAGCGACCCGGGTGACACCCGGCTGCGCAAGGCCACCGTCGCGATGCAGAGCGACGCCACCTGCGCCGCCCCCGGCGGGTACGACCGGAACCGGATGATCTGCGCCGGTGACGTGGCCAACGGGGTGGACACCTGCGGTGGCGACTCCGGTGGACCGCTGCTGGTCGCCGGTAAGCAGGTGGGCATCACCGACTGGGGCTTCGAGCCGTGCGGCTCGAAGCCGGGCTACTACGAGCGGCTCAGCTACTACGCCGACTCGATCCGGCAGGACCTGACCCGTCCGGCGCTTGTCAACTCCGACTGGACCGGTGACGGACACACCGACCTGATCGGCCGGGACTCCGCCGGCAAGCTGTACCTCCACACCGGCAGTGGCTTCGGCAACGACGGGTACGGCGGGTTCTGGAGCCGACGGCAGATCGGCACCGGGTTCGGCAGCGCGACCTACAAGCAGGTCTTCCGGGTCTACAACTGGAACGGCGACCGCAAGCCCTCGGTCATGATGGTCAAGACCAACGGTGAGCTGTTCATCTACGACAGCGACGGCGCGGGCAACTTCGTCGGCAGCGCCCGGCGGATCGGCACCGGCTGGGGTGGCTTCACCGCCCTGATGGTGACCAACAACTGGCTGGGCAACAACCGTCCGAGCCTGCTGGCCCGCAAGTCCAACGGGGAGCTGATCCGCTACACCAGCAACGGCACGGGTGGCTGGGACAACCCGGCGGGCACCCGGATCGGCACCGGCTGGAACATGTTCAACCTGTTCCTCACCCCCGGCGCCTGGAAGGGTGACGGCCTGGAGGTCATCATCGGCCGTAAGCCCACCGGCGAGCTGGTCCTGTACCAGAGCGACGGCAGCGGCGGCTGGACCAACCCGGCCGGCACCCAGATCGGCAGCGGCTGGGCGAACTACCGGGACATCCTCACCCCCGGCGACTGGAACGGCGACAACATGATGGACCTGCTCGGGGTGAACAGCAGCGGCAACGTGCGGCTCTACACCACCAACGGGTACGGCCAGTGGCTCGACGCCAGCGGTAAGCAGATCAACACCGGCTTCCAGGCGTACAGCCCGGTCTTCTGA
- a CDS encoding 2-oxoacid:ferredoxin oxidoreductase subunit beta, which produces MSEPVALKLTAKDFKSDQEVRWCPGCGDYAILAAVQQFMPELKIPRENIVFVSGIGCSSRFPYYMNTYGLHSIHGRAPAIATGLSVSRPDLSVWVVTGDGDALSIGGNHLIHALRRNVNLKILLFNNRIYGLTKGQYSPTSEVGKITKSTPTGSADAPFNPLSLALGAEATFVGRTIDSDRKHLQSVLRAAAEHQGSAFVEIYQNCNIFNDGAFEQLKDPGTRDDYLIRLEHGKPIVFGATGLPDSQVGDRDGQFCVVHPPGGFGLEVRETASVRPEEIVVHDATVNDPAYAFALSRLPGLDLRNTPIGVFRSVERPTYDSVVQEQVTAAKATVTESPDQQLAGLLNSGDTWTIV; this is translated from the coding sequence ATGTCTGAGCCCGTCGCCCTCAAGCTCACCGCCAAGGACTTCAAGTCCGACCAGGAGGTGCGCTGGTGCCCCGGCTGCGGTGACTACGCCATCCTCGCCGCCGTGCAGCAGTTCATGCCGGAGCTGAAGATCCCCCGGGAGAACATCGTCTTCGTCTCGGGCATCGGCTGCTCGTCGCGCTTCCCGTACTACATGAACACCTACGGGCTGCACTCGATCCACGGCCGCGCCCCGGCGATCGCCACCGGCCTGTCGGTGTCCCGGCCGGACCTGTCGGTCTGGGTGGTCACCGGCGACGGTGACGCGCTCTCCATCGGCGGCAACCACCTGATCCACGCGCTGCGCCGGAACGTCAACCTGAAGATCCTGCTCTTCAACAACCGGATCTACGGGCTGACCAAGGGGCAGTACTCGCCGACCTCCGAGGTCGGCAAGATCACCAAATCGACGCCTACCGGTTCGGCGGACGCCCCGTTCAACCCGCTGTCGCTGGCGCTGGGCGCGGAGGCGACCTTCGTCGGGCGGACCATCGACTCCGACCGCAAGCACCTCCAGTCGGTGCTGCGGGCCGCAGCGGAGCACCAGGGCTCGGCGTTCGTGGAGATCTACCAGAACTGCAACATCTTCAACGACGGCGCGTTCGAGCAGCTCAAGGACCCGGGCACCCGGGACGACTACCTGATCCGGCTGGAGCACGGCAAGCCGATCGTCTTCGGTGCCACCGGGCTGCCCGACAGCCAGGTAGGTGACCGCGACGGTCAGTTCTGCGTGGTCCACCCGCCCGGCGGGTTCGGCCTGGAGGTCCGGGAGACCGCCTCGGTACGCCCCGAGGAGATCGTCGTGCACGACGCCACGGTCAACGACCCGGCGTACGCGTTCGCGCTCTCCCGGCTGCCCGGCCTGGACCTGCGCAACACCCCGATCGGGGTGTTCCGCTCGGTCGAGCGTCCCACCTACGACAGCGTGGTGCAGGAGCAGGTGACCGCCGCCAAGGCCACCGTCACCGAGTCGCCCGACCAGCAGCTCGCCGGCCTGCTCAACTCCGGTGACACCTGGACGATCGTCTAG
- a CDS encoding 2-oxoacid:acceptor oxidoreductase subunit alpha: MTKQIRQLDRVVIRFAGDSGDGMQLTGDRFTSETAQLGNDISTLPNFPAEIRAPAGTLPGVSSFQVHFADYDILTPGDSPNVLVAMNPAALKANLADLPRGADIIVNTDEFTKRNLAKVGYASNPLDDDSLAGYAVHPVALTSMTVGALAELSVAKKDAERAKNMFALGLLSWMYSRPYESTIRFLERKFAKRPELVAANIAAFRAGWNFGETTEDFAVRYEVKPAKMQPGTYRNITGNAALSLGLVAAGVRSGLPVFLGAYPITPASDILHELSKHKKLGVVTMQAEDEIAAVGAALGASYGGALGITTTSGPGVALKSETISLAVALELPLVIVDVQRAGPSTGMPTKTEQADLNMALYGRHGEAPVAVIAPKSPSDCFHAALEAARIALTYRTPVLLLSDNYVANGSEPWLLPDVDSLPDLRVEFATAPNDEDGRTFLPYLRDPVTLARPWAVPGTPGLEHRIGGLEKADKTGDISYDPANHDFMVRTRATRIETIPVPDIEVEDPDGDARVLVLGWGSTYGPIGAACRGLRQRGLSVAQAHLRHLAPMPANLGQVLRSYDRVVVPEMNLGQLAQVIRGRYLVDAIAYNQVRGLPFTAAELETMLEEVLKNV, translated from the coding sequence GTGACCAAGCAGATCCGTCAACTGGACCGGGTGGTCATCCGGTTCGCCGGTGACTCCGGCGACGGCATGCAGCTGACCGGCGACCGGTTCACCTCGGAGACGGCGCAGCTCGGCAACGACATCTCCACACTGCCCAACTTCCCCGCGGAGATCCGGGCACCCGCCGGCACCCTGCCGGGCGTGTCGAGTTTCCAGGTGCACTTCGCCGACTACGACATCCTCACCCCCGGCGACTCGCCGAACGTGCTGGTGGCGATGAACCCGGCGGCGCTCAAGGCCAACCTGGCCGACCTGCCCCGGGGCGCGGACATCATCGTCAACACCGACGAGTTCACCAAGCGCAACCTGGCCAAGGTGGGCTACGCCAGCAACCCGCTGGACGACGACTCCCTCGCCGGGTACGCGGTGCACCCGGTGGCGTTGACCTCGATGACGGTCGGCGCGCTGGCCGAGCTGTCGGTGGCCAAGAAGGACGCCGAACGGGCCAAGAACATGTTCGCCCTCGGCCTGCTCTCCTGGATGTACTCCCGGCCCTACGAGTCGACCATCCGGTTCCTGGAGCGCAAGTTCGCCAAGCGCCCCGAGCTGGTCGCGGCGAACATCGCGGCCTTCCGGGCCGGCTGGAACTTCGGCGAGACCACTGAGGACTTCGCGGTCCGCTACGAGGTCAAGCCGGCGAAGATGCAGCCCGGCACGTACCGCAACATCACCGGCAACGCCGCGCTCTCGCTCGGCCTGGTCGCCGCCGGGGTCCGCTCCGGGCTGCCGGTCTTCCTCGGCGCGTACCCGATCACCCCGGCCTCGGACATCCTGCACGAGCTGAGCAAGCACAAGAAGCTCGGCGTGGTGACCATGCAGGCCGAGGACGAGATCGCGGCCGTCGGGGCGGCGCTCGGCGCGTCGTACGGCGGCGCGCTGGGCATCACCACCACCAGCGGTCCCGGGGTCGCGCTCAAGAGCGAGACCATCTCCCTGGCGGTGGCCCTGGAGCTGCCCCTGGTCATCGTGGACGTGCAGCGGGCCGGGCCGTCCACCGGCATGCCGACCAAGACCGAGCAGGCCGACCTCAACATGGCCCTGTACGGCCGGCACGGCGAGGCCCCGGTCGCGGTGATCGCCCCGAAGTCCCCCTCGGACTGCTTCCACGCCGCCCTGGAGGCGGCCCGGATCGCGTTGACCTACCGCACGCCGGTGCTCCTGCTGTCGGACAACTACGTGGCCAACGGCTCCGAGCCGTGGCTGCTACCCGACGTGGACTCCCTGCCCGACCTGCGGGTGGAGTTCGCCACCGCGCCGAACGACGAGGACGGCCGCACGTTCCTGCCGTACCTGCGTGACCCGGTGACGCTGGCCCGGCCGTGGGCCGTGCCGGGCACCCCGGGTCTGGAGCACCGCATCGGCGGCCTGGAGAAGGCCGACAAGACCGGTGACATCTCGTACGACCCGGCCAACCACGACTTCATGGTGCGGACCCGGGCCACCCGGATCGAGACGATCCCGGTGCCGGACATCGAGGTGGAGGACCCGGACGGCGACGCCCGGGTGCTGGTGCTCGGTTGGGGCTCGACGTACGGGCCGATCGGCGCGGCCTGCCGGGGCCTGCGTCAGCGGGGCCTGTCGGTCGCCCAGGCGCACCTGCGGCACCTGGCACCGATGCCGGCCAACCTCGGGCAGGTGCTGCGCTCCTACGACCGGGTGGTGGTGCCGGAGATGAACCTCGGGCAGCTCGCCCAGGTCATCCGGGGCCGCTACCTGGTCGACGCGATCGCCTACAACCAGGTCCGCGGCCTGCCCTTCACCGCCGCCGAGCTGGAGACGATGCTGGAAGAGGTCCTGAAGAATGTCTGA
- a CDS encoding NADH-quinone oxidoreductase subunit A, which produces MTGHLGSYATLGLLLIASVVFFVVAFTANRVLRPARPADPPAKRASYECGLDPVGADWAQMQIRYFVYAYLYVLFAVEAVFLFPWAVVFDRPGFGLVTVAEMAVFVGVLALGILYAWRKDILRWT; this is translated from the coding sequence GTGACCGGTCATCTCGGCTCGTACGCCACGTTGGGGTTGCTCCTGATCGCCAGCGTGGTCTTCTTCGTGGTGGCGTTCACGGCCAACCGGGTGCTCCGCCCCGCCCGCCCGGCCGACCCACCCGCCAAGCGGGCCAGCTACGAGTGCGGGCTCGATCCGGTCGGGGCGGACTGGGCACAGATGCAGATCCGCTACTTTGTCTACGCGTACCTGTACGTGCTGTTCGCGGTGGAGGCGGTGTTCCTCTTCCCCTGGGCGGTGGTCTTCGACCGGCCCGGCTTCGGCCTGGTCACCGTCGCCGAGATGGCCGTCTTCGTCGGCGTCCTGGCGCTCGGCATCCTCTACGCCTGGCGCAAGGACATCCTGCGCTGGACCTGA
- the folP gene encoding dihydropteroate synthase, giving the protein MAEALRLGGRTFAPGELVVMAIVNRTPDSFFDRGATYAAQNALRAVEQAVAEGAEIIDIGGVKAGPGAEVDVAEEIRRTVRTIATVRAAFPEVVISIDTWRAEVAVEAVAAGADLLNDTWSGADPALARVAAETGAGLVCSHAGGLAPRTRPHRAAFDDVVADVVATVTGLAERAVALGVRPDGILIDPAHDFGKNTRHSLEITRRLGELAGTGWPLLVALSNKDFVGETLDLPVTERLEGTLAATAVSAWLGARVFRAHQVRPTRRVLDMVASIRGDRPPTLTRRGLA; this is encoded by the coding sequence ATGGCCGAGGCGCTCCGGTTGGGTGGGCGGACCTTCGCCCCCGGTGAGCTGGTGGTGATGGCGATCGTCAACCGCACCCCGGACTCGTTCTTCGACCGGGGCGCGACGTACGCGGCGCAGAATGCGCTGCGCGCGGTGGAGCAGGCGGTGGCCGAGGGCGCGGAGATCATCGACATCGGCGGGGTGAAGGCCGGCCCGGGTGCCGAGGTAGACGTGGCCGAGGAGATCCGGCGCACGGTACGGACCATCGCCACGGTGCGGGCCGCCTTCCCCGAGGTGGTCATCTCGATCGACACCTGGCGGGCCGAGGTCGCGGTGGAGGCCGTGGCCGCCGGGGCCGACCTGCTCAACGACACCTGGTCGGGCGCCGACCCCGCGCTGGCCCGGGTGGCCGCCGAGACCGGCGCCGGGCTGGTCTGCTCGCACGCCGGCGGGCTCGCCCCCCGTACCCGGCCGCACCGCGCCGCCTTCGACGACGTGGTGGCCGACGTGGTGGCCACGGTGACCGGGCTCGCCGAGCGCGCGGTCGCCCTCGGGGTACGCCCCGACGGGATCCTGATCGATCCGGCGCACGACTTCGGCAAGAACACCCGGCACTCGCTGGAGATCACCCGTCGGCTGGGCGAGCTCGCCGGCACCGGCTGGCCGCTGCTGGTGGCCCTGTCGAACAAGGACTTCGTCGGCGAGACGCTGGACCTGCCGGTGACCGAACGGCTGGAGGGCACCCTCGCCGCGACCGCCGTCTCGGCCTGGCTGGGCGCCCGGGTGTTCCGGGCCCACCAGGTACGGCCCACCCGGCGGGTGCTGGACATGGTGGCCTCGATCCGGGGCGACCGGCCGCCGACGCTCACCCGGCGCGGGCTGGCCTGA
- a CDS encoding DivIVA domain-containing protein: MGQVLLLLVVALTVAAVVFGVTVLVSGRDPGLVPVEPDGRSAPLPGSRPLRESDVGAVRFDTALRGYRMAQVDEALRRAAYDIGYKSELVEVLEAEITALREGRVADADALRLTRDRALIAATRPAGSDTPTSEEPGPDAPTSAPGPAAAQAPETAGAAGGAEPSAPTATEPPATGPVRSDLAARPEPA; the protein is encoded by the coding sequence ATGGGTCAGGTACTCCTGCTGTTGGTCGTGGCGTTGACCGTCGCGGCGGTGGTGTTCGGCGTGACGGTGCTGGTCTCCGGTCGGGACCCCGGCCTGGTGCCGGTCGAGCCGGACGGTCGGTCGGCGCCGTTGCCGGGATCCCGGCCGCTGCGCGAGTCCGATGTGGGTGCGGTCCGCTTCGACACCGCGTTGCGTGGGTACCGGATGGCCCAGGTCGACGAGGCGCTGCGCCGGGCGGCCTACGACATCGGGTACAAGTCCGAACTGGTCGAGGTGCTGGAGGCGGAGATCACCGCATTACGAGAGGGACGGGTCGCCGACGCCGACGCGTTGCGCCTCACCCGGGACCGGGCGCTCATCGCCGCCACCCGTCCGGCCGGCTCCGACACCCCGACCTCCGAGGAGCCCGGCCCGGACGCCCCGACTTCCGCGCCCGGGCCCGCCGCGGCCCAAGCGCCCGAGACCGCCGGGGCTGCCGGCGGGGCCGAGCCGTCGGCTCCGACCGCCACCGAGCCACCGGCGACCGGCCCGGTCCGCTCCGACCTGGCCGCCCGGCCGGAGCCGGCGTGA
- a CDS encoding SRPBCC family protein codes for MTGTPSGDDGQSGAADGFREAARPGAGEVTATVIVDAPAARVFAALTAWERQSEWIPFTTVRVVEGDGGEGSLVEAVTAIGPAVVRDEMRVVRVDAPYEVGVVHCGKLLRGPGVLRCTPLAEDRTQVVWHEWFHLPGGTAGRVAWPVLWPGSKVSLTQALRKFGRLVEQGLLP; via the coding sequence GTGACCGGGACCCCGTCCGGCGACGACGGGCAGTCCGGGGCCGCGGACGGGTTCCGCGAGGCGGCCCGGCCCGGTGCCGGTGAGGTGACCGCCACGGTGATCGTCGACGCGCCGGCCGCGCGGGTCTTCGCCGCGCTCACCGCCTGGGAACGGCAGTCGGAGTGGATCCCGTTCACCACGGTCCGGGTGGTCGAGGGCGACGGCGGCGAGGGGAGCCTGGTCGAGGCGGTCACCGCGATCGGCCCGGCCGTGGTCCGGGACGAGATGCGGGTGGTCCGGGTGGACGCGCCGTACGAGGTGGGCGTGGTGCACTGCGGCAAGCTGCTGCGGGGCCCCGGCGTGCTGCGGTGCACCCCGTTGGCCGAGGACCGTACCCAGGTGGTCTGGCACGAGTGGTTCCACCTGCCGGGTGGCACGGCCGGTCGGGTCGCCTGGCCGGTGCTCTGGCCCGGCTCGAAGGTCAGCCTGACCCAGGCGTTGCGGAAGTTCGGCCGGCTGGTGGAGCAGGGCCTGCTGCCCTGA